DNA from Kitasatospora acidiphila:
GCTACCGGGAGTTCGCCCAGTACGACTTCGCCGACAAGGACGTGGAGTGGTGCCTTCGCCTGTCGCCGCACTACTACAACACCGAGGACGAGGTCGACGCGGTGGTCGGGGCGGTCGCCGAACTGGCAAGGAGCGCCCGATGACACAGCTCTCCTCCCCAGCGGTCACGACGGACGCACCGACCTCCCCGAGTCTGTGGCGCAACGGCGACTTCCTCAGATTCTGGCTGGGCGAGACCGTCTCACTGCTCGGCACCCAGGTGACCAACCTCGCCCTCCCGCTCACCGCCATCGGCGCGTTCGGCGCGACCGACGAACAGGTCGGACTGCTGCGCTTCCTGCAACTCGTGCCCTACCTCGGGCTCGCCCTGCCGATCGGTGTCTGGACCGACCGGAGCCGCCGACGGCCGGTCATGCTGGGCGCCAACCTGGTCCGGCTGGTCCTGCTCGGCCTCGTCCCGCTGCTCTACTGGTGGCACCTGCTCAACCTGCCGCTGCTGATGGTGATCACCTGCACGGTCGGCATCGCGTCGGTGGTGTTCGACGTGAGCTGGATGTCGTACGTGCCGGTGCTGGTGAAGAGCCCGGACCACTACGTCGAGGCCAGCGCCAAGATGGGCGCCAGCTCCTCCACCGCCGACGTGGCCGGCCCCGGACTGGCCGGTGTCCTGGTCTCCGCGCTCGGCGCCCCGATGGCGGTGGTCGTCGACTCCTGCTCCTACGCGGTGTCCGTCGTCTCGCTCCTGCTCATCCGCACACCCGAGCCGCGCCCCGAACCGGTCGCCGAACGCCACCTCTGGCGCGAGCTCAAGGACGGCCTCGGCTGGGTCCTGCACGACAGGGTGCTGCGCGCCCTCGCCCTGATCGGCTTCTGCTGCAACTTCTCGATGATCACGGTGTGGACGATGTTCCTCCTCTACGGCACCCACGACCTCCACCTCGGCTCGACGACCCTCGGCGCCGTCTTCGCGACCGCCTCCGTCGGCGGCCTGGTCGGCGCGCTGATCTCGCGCAAGGTCATCGCACGGTTCCCGCTCGGCCGCGTCTACCTGGTCGCCCAGTCCGCCCTGCTGCTCGGCCCGTCCCTGATCCCCGCCGCCGGCGGGCCGCGACCGGTGATGATCGGGATCTTCGTGCTGTCCTTCTTCACCACCTACCTGGGCCTGGGCGTGGCCGGGGTCATCATCGTCAGCCTCCGCCAGGCCGTGACACCGCAGTCGATGATGGGGCGGATGACCGCGGCCTTCCGCACCCTGCTGTTCGGCGGCGGCGCTCTGGGCGGCCTCTGCGCCGGCCTCCTCACCGGCCAATTCGGCGCCCGCACCGCCCTGACCGTGGCCTCCGCCGCCTCCGCCACCGTCGTCATCGGCCTGCTGCTCTCCCCGGTCAGTCGCCTGGGGACCCTGCCGGCCGGCCCGCGACAGGCGGCAGCCAACCACTGAGGACCGGAGCGCCACACGGGCGAAGGCCCGGACCGCGCGATGCGGTCCGGGCCTTCGGGCCGGTGGAGGACGCGGGATCCCACGCTCAGCGGGTCGGTGCGTCCGGGCGCATCATCTCGTTGTCCTCGTGGTCGATGATGTGGCAGTGCCAGACGTAGCCCGGTCCTTCGACGGGGTCGAAGGGGTAGCGGTTCTCTCCCGGCGCGACGGCCGCAACCTCGGTCGTACCGGGCGCCCAGCGGGTGATCAGCCTGGTCACCTGTCCCGGATTGGCGTTGACGGTGTCCTTCCAGCCCGCCTCGTTCGGGTCCGGCGGCAGCACCGGGCCGGTCAGGAAGGGGCTGAAAGCGGGATTGCCGCCGAGCGCGCCGTCCGCGTTCGGGGTGGGGTAGGCGCGGGGCGGCCCGTAGCCCGGGATGACCGTGCCGGGCTGGTGGTCGACCTAGGAGAGCGCCGCGAAGCCGGTGCAGAGCAGGCGGATGCTCTGCGCGAACTTCTCGTCCTGGCTCAGGCGTGGCATCAACGGGCTCATGACCAGCGGGAACTGCTCGCGCAGTGCCGCATGGAGCTCGGCGGTGACGGGTGGTGGCGTCGCCGGCTGGTTCTGCTCCTGCAGCACGAAGCCGGTGACGTGGCTGAGCAGGGTGTCGGCGGCGATGCCGCAGTGGTCGGCGGGCAGGCCGGCGTCGACGAGGGTGCGCAGCAGGCGTTCCATCAGGGAGAGGGCGCCGGGGCTGAGCACGCCGGGGCTCTCGGCGAGGAGTTGGGCGCCACCGGGGTGCTGCTTGATGCTCAGGCGCAGGGTGGTGGCCTGGGCGTGGACGCGGTCCTGCCAGGTGGCGGCGGACGGGAGGGCGGCCAGCGCCTCGGTGCCGGCGTCGTACGCCCGGCGGCAGACCCGGTCGGCCATCAGGGCGAGCAACTCGTCCTTGCCGCGCACGTGGTAGTAGAGGCTGCCCGCGTGGGCGTCCAGGCGGTCGGCGACCTGGCGCATGGACAGGTTCTGGTAGCCGACCTCGGCGAAGACGGCCATGCCCGCGTCGACGATGCGCTCCTTGGTGAGCTTCATGCGGCCCACCGTACAACGTTTTCCAACACCGTTCGAAAACTGTGCTAGCTTTGCGCCATCAGGTTTTCGAACGGCGTTGGAAACGCCGCAAACGGGGGAGAAGCAGGCATGGGGGCGATCCTGTTCAACGTGACCACGGCCGCGCTGATGGTCATGATGGTCAACTGCGGGCTCGGCGTGGTCGGCCGCGACACCCTGCGCGGCCGGCCGATCCCGTGGGCAGCGGTCGCCCTGACCGCGCTCGCCGTCGGCGGCGTCCTGCTCCAGCTGCTCTGGTCCGGCGCCATGGACGCGCTGGACGCCGACCCCGCCAAGTCCGGCTGGTGGCGCGAATTCACCTCGGTGTTCATGCAGAACGGCGGCCTCTTCGGCGGCCTGTGGAACCTCGTCACCCTCGCCGCCATCGCCGCGCTCGCCCAGTGGTACTGGGGCGGCTCGCTCACCCTCGGCTTCTTCCTCGCCGGCATCCTGCTGCCCAGCCGGATCGACACCCTGCTCGGCTTGGGCAGCGGCCCCAGCACCGACCCCCGCAACTTCGCGGGCAGCTCCGGCGCCACCTACTTCCTCGGCGCCACCCTCGCCCTCGCCTTCCTCACCCGCACCCGCCTCCCCAAGGAGATCGCCCTGGCAGCCGGCGTCCCGGCGCTCGGCCTGGCGATGTGGTTCGCCCAGGAGAACGGCCACGGGCTGGTGTCCGTCTACGGGTTCGCCCTCGCGGCGGCGGCGTGGGCGGTCCGCCGCCGGCTGGCCCGGCCGGCCGGTCGCGCGGCCTGACCCTTCGGACGAAGCAAGCAGGACGACGAGGGCGGCGTCCGCTCAGACCCGCCCGTACCGGACTGTCCGCTCAGACCCGCCTGTACCGGACCGTCCGCTCAGACCCGCCCGTACCGGACCGTCTGGTCGGCGAACTCCCGGGCCATCTCCTCGGACACGGTCGGGCGGGTGCGGTGGATGACGTCCAGATAGTCCTGGGTGCTGGGCTGGGTCCGCCTCCCCGTGTCCAGCGTGCGCTCGAAGGCGCTCTGGGCGACCGCCATGGCGACCTGCCTGATGTCGGCGGGAGTGAAGCCCTCGCTGGCTTCGGCGAGGACCGCCGTGTCGGCAGCCGTACCCGTCTTCGCCGTGTAGCCGCCCCACAGCGCGTCGCGGGCCACGGAGTCGGGCGGCCCGACCGGCAGGACGTAGTCGAACCGGCCGTGGCGCAGGAACGCCGGATCCAGGGCGGCCACCGAGTTGGTCGCGCAGACGAGCAGCCGGCCGTCGCGGTCACGGAACCGCACGATCGACTTGAGCAGTTCGTTGACCACGCCGACCGACGCGGGGGCGGCGAGGTGGCGCGTACCGGCGACCTCCTCGACCTCGTCGATGAAGAGCAGCACGTGGTCCAGCTGCGCCACCTCCTCGAAGCGGCGGCTGAGCCCGGCGGCCAGCCCGTCCTCGGACGCCAGCCGGGACGGGAAGAGCTCGACGAACGGCCAGCCGAGCCGACCGGCCACGGCCTTGGCGAAGGTGCTCTTGCCCGTGCCCGGCGGACCGAACAGCACGACCGCGCGGGGCGGTTCCACCCCGTGGGCGTCCGCCAGCTCGGGATTCGCCAGGGGCAGCACCAGGCGCCGTTCGATGAGCCGCTTCTCGTCGGCCATGCCCGTGAGCCGATCCCAGAGGCGGGCATCGGGCATGACCGCGCCCAACATGGCCAGGACCGCCGTGCCCTGAGCGCTGACGGCCTCCGACTTCTCGAAGTACGTGAGCCCCCGACGGGGGCGGAACCCCGAGTTGACCAGTGCCGTGGCGCCCGTCTCCTCATCGGGCAGCAGCGCCGCGACGATCCTGGCGCCGGTGTCCCGCAGCCGATGCTCCAGCGCGGACAGCAAGGCGGTACCCAAGCCCAGGTTCCGCCACGCCGGGTGCAGCGCGATGCGCAGCACCCATGCCCGGTCCCCGTCCACCCGGCCCATCGCCGCACCCACGAGATGCCCGTCGGCCACCGCGACCACGCTCGGATTCCGTGCCTGCAACGCGGCGACGACATCGGAGAGGCGGAAGACGGCGGGGAGCCCCGTGGTGGTGCTCTCGCCGTCGAGCCGAACCACCGCTTCGAGGTCGTCCGGTGTGAAGTCCCGGACATGCCATACAGCCATACGCCGCTCTCGAACATCGCGCGCCCCCGGACTTCCATCATCGGGCGCCCCCGCCGCTACCGCCCGCCCGGCCGAGCGGCCACGACCGTTCGGCGAGGTGGCGCAGCTCGGGCAGCCCGTCGGGCCCGCGCGGTTCGGCGGTCCCCGGCCGCTTGGCGGGCGATGGGACCCGGACGACTCCAACGGCCACCGCGTGCCGGATGATGGGTACAGCGGACGTGAGGGGCGGCGCAGTGACAGACAGCGGATCCATCGGGTCGGAGTCGGACCTCCGGTCGGACCTCCAGTCGGACCGTGAGGAGTCCGAGACCGTCGTGGTCGTCACCCGGCCTGCGGCCGAGGCGGCACCCGTGCCGGGTGCACGGACCCCGGGCGGGAGCGCGAGGCGTCGGCGATCCCTGCCCCGGCGACTGGCCGTGGTCGTCCTGATCCTTGTGGTTCTGTGCCTCCCGCCCTGGTGGACGCTGTTCGCCTCCGGCGTCGACTGGCCGTTCCCGGTCTTCCTGGGTGGCACGGTCGTCTTCGCCGGCTGGCTGGTCTCCTTCCCCCTCCTGATGGTCGCGGGCCACGGGGCGCGGCGGGACGACCGGGCCGCTCGTGTCGCGGACACCTCCCTCGGTGTGGTCTGGGTGCTGTTCACCTGGTCGGTGCCGGGCGGCTTGGTGGACCTCGTGCTGATCGGGCTCGACATCGGCGGCGCCGACCGGGCCAGGGCCGTCGCCCTCGCCGTCGCCGTGGTCTCGGCCGGACTGCTGGCCTGGGGCACTACGAGGCGATGCGGGTGCCCCGGGTGAAGCGGCTGGACGTTCACGTGCCGCGGCTCGGCGGTGGTCTGGACGGGACCCGTGTGGTGGTGCTGGCCGACACCCACTACGGGCCGATCGACCGGGCGGCCTGGTCGGCGCGGGTTGCCGAGGCGGTCAACGCGCTCGACGCGGACGTCGTGGTCCACGCCGGCGACATCGCCGACGGCACCCCCGTCCAGCGTCGGGAGCAGTCCGCGCCGCTCGGGGCGATCCGGTCCCGGCTGGCGAAGGTCTACGTCACGGGGAACCACGAGTACGGCAGTGAGGCCCAGGGCTGGCTGGACCGCATGGCGGAGCTGGGCTGGGAACCGCTGCACAACCGCCATGTCGTGGTGGAGCGCGGTGGGGACGCCCTCGTGCTCGCCGGCGTGGACGACGTGACCGCGGAGTCCTCCGGCCTGGCCGGACACCGCGCGAACCTGGCCGGGGCGCTGGCGGGAGCGGACCCGGACCGACCCGTCCTGCTCGTCGCCCACCAGCCCAAGTACGTCCCGCAGGCCGCTGCTGCCGGCATCGACCTGCAGGTTTCCGGGCACACCCACGGCGGCCAGATCTGGCCGTTCAACTTCCTCGTCCGGATCGACCAGCCGGTGGTGCACGGCCTCAGCCGGCACGGCGAGCGGACCCAGCTCTACACCAGCCGGGGCACCGGCTTCTGGGGGCCGCCCTTCCGGGTCTTCGCACCGAGCGAGATCACCCTGCTCACGCTGCGCTCGGGCGGCCCGTCGCCCGCCGCGTAGCGCACCAGAGCCATCACCACGACACGCGCGGTCCGGGGATGCTGTTCACCGCGCCGAGGCGGCTGCCTCCAGTGCCCGGCGCGTGGAGGGATCCGCCGGGTGGCGCGCGACGAGGTGCAGGTCGGGGTCTTCTGCGGCGATCAGCTTCGCCTGCCGGAAGGTCAGCAGTCCCAACTGCGGGTGGTCGAAGCGCTTGAGCGCCGGGGTGAAGCCCGCAACGTCGTGGCGCTCCCAGCGCTCGGCGAACCCGGGGTCGGCACTGGAGACGTCCTCGACGATCTCGGTGAAACGCGGGTCGCCCGGGTGGCGGTCGGCGGAGGCGCGGAACTGGGCGAGTATCGCCCACGACTCGGTCTCCCAGTTCTTCAGGACGGTTCGCATCGGATGCCAGCCGAAGTACAGCCAGATCATGTTGCGGCGCTGCACCGGCAGTTCGTCGAGGCCGCCGTACAGGGCAGCCTCGGCGTCGTTGTAGGAGAGCACGTCCCAGTGCCGGTCCAGCAGGCAGGCCGGGTTCGGCGCCAGCGCGGCGACAGTGGCGCGGAGATGGTCGCCCACGGCAGGACAGCCCTCGGCCGCCGAACGCGGACCCGAGTCGCTCTCGCCGGCGAGGTCGAAGACGTGACGGCGTTCGGCTCCGGTCAGACGCAGCGTGGTGGCCAGCGCGTCGAGCACCTGGCGCTGGTGCATCGGATCCTGCCGCACGGGCTGGCGGCCATCGGCGGCGGATTCGTGGTCGTCGGATACACGGCGGCGGCCGTGGATCCCACCGTGTGGACCTATGCGCTCGTGGCCGCGCTGTTGGGCGCGGGCTGGGCGTTCCTGCACTCGACGCTCCAGGCGCGCGCGGATCGGCCTGCGTCTGGTGACCAATCCGCTGATATCCGGCCCGGGTGGATACCGCCTCGACCTGGACCGCCTGGAACGCGACTTCGCCGCGGGACCGAAGGCGTTCCTGCTGTGCAACCCGCACAACCCGACCGGAACCGTGTTCACGCGCGACGAACTGTCAGCCGTCGCCGACCTCGCAGAACGCCACGACGTCCAGATGGTCGTCGACGAGATTCTCGCACCACTCGTCCACTCGACGTCGCGACAGCACATTCCGTTCCCGTCGCTGGACCGGCCTGCCGCCGCCCGTGCGGTCAGCCTCGTGTCGGCCTCCAAGGCGTGGAACCTTGCCGGACTCAAGGCCGCACTGGCTGTGCCCGGCCGTGACGCGCACCCGATGGTCGCCGCCATGGACGGAGAACTGGACGAAGCTGCAGGCCTGTTCGGGGTCCTGGCCTCCGAGACCGCCTTCGCCGACGGCGAGCCCTGGTTGGACGAAGTCCTTCGCGCTCTGGACGGCAACCGACTACTGCTTGCCGCCGAACTGGACCGCCGGCTCCCCGACATCGGCTATCGGCCCCCGACGCGGGCTTCACGGCCTGGCTCGACTTCCGTGCGCTCCACCTGCCTGAGGACCCTGCCGAACGGCTCCTGCGCAGAGCCAGGGTCGGCGTCTCCTCCGGACTCCGGTTCAGTTCCCACGACCATCCAGGAGCGGACGGTTCCGGGCGAGGACACGTCCGGCTCAACTTCGCGACGCGTCCGGACCTGGTCGTCGAGGCCGTGCGGCGGATGGCGGCAGCGCTACTCCCGAAAGACGAGCGCGCGCCCGCCGGCGCAACGCATCAACTGACCGGCAAGAGCACACGGCCGCCCACGCCCGCAGGCTGAGCAGGGGGCAGACTCGTGAGGGGTTGCCCCCAACACGCCTTCCAATTCTCCTCGGCACTGTCCAGTGTTGTCCGCACGTGCTTCGACCTGCGACTTCCCAGCAGTTGAGAGGAGCGACTGAACCTGTCTGAACAGCGTTGAATGAGACCAGAACTGAGAGTATGTCGATCCGGTCCGGAGGTCAGCTGTCGGTGTCCTTCGGGTGGCGGGTGGACGCGTAGACCAGATGCACTGTGTGGCGGGGTTCGTCGATCAGGTATCGCACGCGGCCTCCGGCCGTCACCTCGTACTCCCACTGGGGATAGGTCGTGCCACCGAGCGTCGCGGTGGCAAGCCGACCGCGCAGTCGATGCTGCCGGTCGGGGTCGCTGTTGGAGGCCGGGGAACTACGCAACGCCTCGAAACAACGCCGGCTGTTGCCAGGTGCTTCAGCACAAAGCTCCCCCCACCCCTTGGCGGCCTCGTTCGTGGCGAATCGCAGGCGCCACTCGTCGTCGATGGGTGGGGGTGGAACGTCATCACCGCGCTTGGGGCTCACGGGGCAGGCACCTCGCCGTGGTCCTCGTCGGGGAGGGCCCGGGTCAGCTGAGCAGTGAGGTCGGGGTCCGCCAGGATCCTGGCGGTGGCGCGCCATTCGACTATGACGCGGTGGAGGTTGGAGTGGACATCCAGTTCGGCGGCGTCACGCGTCGCGTTGACGAGGTCCACTACGAACTCGCGTACCTCCTCGGCTGACAGGTGCCTGCTCCACGGGAACACCTCGGGCAGGGCCAGCAGCACGGCCCGCGCGCCTTCATCGCTGCGGATCAGGGCGCTGAAGAGACGGGCGGTGACGTCGGCGGTCTCCTCCCGCTGCTGATCGTGGCGGGCAGTGGTGAGGTAGAGGTCCTCGCCATCACGCCGCGTGACGTGAACGCGCTGGGCGCGCTCGACGGTGTCTGCGACCCGCTTGGAGTTCTTCGACAGGTCAGAGAACGACACGGTGAGAGTGGACATATGGGGCACGATAATTCGGAATATGTTCCGAAGTCAACTGCACTTGCGTTCGGGTAAATGGTGGCCTGTACGTACAGACTTCGGCGGCGCGGGCCTGAAGGATGCGGGAGGAAGTCGTTCACGGCGCTGAGCGGAGGCCTGTCGTGCGGAGAGCCGACGTCGAATGGAGCGCTTTCGCCATGTGGGGGGCGATGTTCGTCGGAGCCTTGCTTGGGTGCGTGCGGGTGCTCCTGCAGAGACTGGTCGCTGTCGTGCAGGCCTGGCGCGACCTCCGCCGCTTACTCCGGCGTTCGGATCGAGGGCCGGTTCGTCGCGGGTGAACGACGAAGGCCCGGGCCGCTGAGCGGTCCGGGCCTTCGTGAAGGCGGAGGATACGAGATTCGAACTCGTGAGGGGTTGCCCCCAACACGCTTTCCAATTCTCCTCGGCACGGTCCAGGGGCGTTCATAAACGTTCTGACCTGTGGTTTTCTGGCTGCTGGGCTGACGATTGAACCCGCCTGAACGGCGGTGGATGAGACCAAGACTGAGACCACGCGCGAGGTTGGTGCTCGGCGTTCGACGACGATAGTGCCACTGGGAACGGCCAGCGGGAAGATCGGCTGGCGCGGGTGTGACTTGGAAGCCAGCAGGCGAGGCAGTGACTGTCCGTAGCGGCCGACAGGGACGGTATGCGCCTTGTCGGCACCTGGGGCGTGCGGCAGATCAGACCAGGCCGTCGGCTGGCGGCGGGTGTCGCAGCCTGGAACCGGGCAGAAAGTCGGCCTCGCCCGTGGGTGACGGCGGCCTACCGGTGGGCGGTTCTGCCCGAACAGATGCAGCGTGCCTCAGTGACCGTCCTCCGGGATGGCGGGGCGGTCGTCCTGAGGTGAGTCGTTCCCCTGCGTACTCGTCTTCTGCGTGCGGGCGGCGTCACGCTGGTCGATCAGGGCATCGCGTTCCCTGCCGGCAGTGGCTGTCTCGCGGCGCGACTGCTCGAGCTCGCGGCGCGCGGCGTGGCCACGCCTCGAGGCGCGGCGCGCGCCAGTCAGGAGCAGACTCAGCCCGAGCAGGGCTACCGCTCCGACGATGACGCCGTAGAGGAACAAGGTGCCGGTGGAGCCGTTCACGTGGTAGCCGAAGACTGCGAAGCTGTCGTGGGTGAGCGCATGCCCGCTGCCGGTGTTGGTGACAACGCCGACGACGCCGACGACCACGGCGGCGACGAGGATGATGAGCCCGAGAACGATGATCATGGCGTGCTCCGATGATTTTCTCCGCGGGCAAACGGTGGAACCGCGTTGTTCGGGAGGCCGAGCTGAACCAACGGCGAGGCCGGGGCGCTGGTCGGCGCGCCGAAGATCATCGACCCGGTACGAGACCGACAGCCTCACGGAAAGACGACGTGTCCTTCGCCACGGGTGTGCCTCAGCCTGCTCCCGGCTGCGTGGAGTAGGCCGCCCTGCAGAGGGCCGCTGGCGGGGCAGACGGGTTCGGGCACCAGGCCGGGGCGCCGCCTGCCGGCCAGGGGCGAACAGGTACAGCGTTCTGGAGCCGGGCCTGCCGCGGAAGCGGGCGTCTCGCACTGGGGATGGCACGTCAGCGGGTCGGGCGTCGGCCTGAGCGCTGGGACCAGCGGATGCCGGCGTAGGCCATGTCGGCGACGAAGAGAATGATCGCGATGATGAGGAGGAAGAACCATCCGTTGGCGACGGCGCCGATGATGCCCAGCACGATCGCGACGATAACCAGAGCCAGGATGGGGACCATGGCGCGTCTCCTCGGTCGGGTGTAGGCGCTCAGCGGCGGGCGAGCTGCCGCTCGCCGCCGGCACCCTTCTGGTAGGTCAGGGCGTAGTACTGGAAGACGGCTTCCTCGTCCTCGGCGGGCAGGATGTCATCCATGCCGATGGGAGGGCAGTCCCTCACGAGTGCCTTGTCGTAGGCGACCTTGAGGTAGCCCGGTCCGACGCTCGCATCGTTCAGCGGGACGAAGACCAGCCGGTGCTGGGTGGGCATGCCGATCTGGACGGTCGCCATGGCCGGTTCGTCAGTGCTGGTATCCACGTAGATCGCCTCCAGCGTGCCGATCTTGTTCCCATCGGCATCGACGACGTCGTGGGTCCGCCACTCCCGGATATCCCCTACCTGGATCATCATGTCTCCCTTCACGCGGCCCGGTCACCGGGCGCGGGCCTGGCAGGCGCACCTGGCCGGTGGCGTGGAGCCTTGCAAATATCAGCCTGCCTCGGTCTGAGGGCCGAGGCCAACGCGAGCACCCCTTCCAGCAGCCGGAGCAGTCCGCACTCGGTCTCCCGGGTCGGGGCAGGTCCACGCTCTCGCAGGTTGCACCAAGGCCTGAAGACTCT
Protein-coding regions in this window:
- a CDS encoding aminotransferase class I/II-fold pyridoxal phosphate-dependent enzyme, which translates into the protein MTNPLISGPGGYRLDLDRLERDFAAGPKAFLLCNPHNPTGTVFTRDELSAVADLAERHDVQMVVDEILAPLVHSTSRQHIPFPSLDRPAAARAVSLVSASKAWNLAGLKAALAVPGRDAHPMVAAMDGELDEAAGLFGVLASETAFADGEPWLDEVLRALDGNRLLLAAELDRRLPDIGYRPPTRASRPGSTSVRSTCLRTLPNGSCAEPGSASPPDSGSVPTTIQERTVPGEDTSGSTSRRVRTWSSRPCGGWRQRYSRKTSARPPAQRIN
- a CDS encoding multicopper oxidase domain-containing protein encodes the protein MLPPDPNEAGWKDTVNANPGQVTRLITRWAPGTTEVAAVAPGENRYPFDPVEGPGYVWHCHIIDHEDNEMMRPDAPTR
- a CDS encoding MmyB family transcriptional regulator, coding for MHQRQVLDALATTLRLTGAERRHVFDLAGESDSGPRSAAEGCPAVGDHLRATVAALAPNPACLLDRHWDVLSYNDAEAALYGGLDELPVQRRNMIWLYFGWHPMRTVLKNWETESWAILAQFRASADRHPGDPRFTEIVEDVSSADPGFAERWERHDVAGFTPALKRFDHPQLGLLTFRQAKLIAAEDPDLHLVARHPADPSTRRALEAAASAR
- a CDS encoding PRC-barrel domain-containing protein — protein: MIQVGDIREWRTHDVVDADGNKIGTLEAIYVDTSTDEPAMATVQIGMPTQHRLVFVPLNDASVGPGYLKVAYDKALVRDCPPIGMDDILPAEDEEAVFQYYALTYQKGAGGERQLARR
- a CDS encoding prevent-host-death family protein, whose amino-acid sequence is MSTLTVSFSDLSKNSKRVADTVERAQRVHVTRRDGEDLYLTTARHDQQREETADVTARLFSALIRSDEGARAVLLALPEVFPWSRHLSAEEVREFVVDLVNATRDAAELDVHSNLHRVIVEWRATARILADPDLTAQLTRALPDEDHGEVPAP
- a CDS encoding MFS transporter → MTQLSSPAVTTDAPTSPSLWRNGDFLRFWLGETVSLLGTQVTNLALPLTAIGAFGATDEQVGLLRFLQLVPYLGLALPIGVWTDRSRRRPVMLGANLVRLVLLGLVPLLYWWHLLNLPLLMVITCTVGIASVVFDVSWMSYVPVLVKSPDHYVEASAKMGASSSTADVAGPGLAGVLVSALGAPMAVVVDSCSYAVSVVSLLLIRTPEPRPEPVAERHLWRELKDGLGWVLHDRVLRALALIGFCCNFSMITVWTMFLLYGTHDLHLGSTTLGAVFATASVGGLVGALISRKVIARFPLGRVYLVAQSALLLGPSLIPAAGGPRPVMIGIFVLSFFTTYLGLGVAGVIIVSLRQAVTPQSMMGRMTAAFRTLLFGGGALGGLCAGLLTGQFGARTALTVASAASATVVIGLLLSPVSRLGTLPAGPRQAAANH
- a CDS encoding ATP-binding protein — translated: MAVWHVRDFTPDDLEAVVRLDGESTTTGLPAVFRLSDVVAALQARNPSVVAVADGHLVGAAMGRVDGDRAWVLRIALHPAWRNLGLGTALLSALEHRLRDTGARIVAALLPDEETGATALVNSGFRPRRGLTYFEKSEAVSAQGTAVLAMLGAVMPDARLWDRLTGMADEKRLIERRLVLPLANPELADAHGVEPPRAVVLFGPPGTGKSTFAKAVAGRLGWPFVELFPSRLASEDGLAAGLSRRFEEVAQLDHVLLFIDEVEEVAGTRHLAAPASVGVVNELLKSIVRFRDRDGRLLVCATNSVAALDPAFLRHGRFDYVLPVGPPDSVARDALWGGYTAKTGTAADTAVLAEASEGFTPADIRQVAMAVAQSAFERTLDTGRRTQPSTQDYLDVIHRTRPTVSEEMAREFADQTVRYGRV
- a CDS encoding TetR/AcrR family transcriptional regulator, with the translated sequence MKLTKERIVDAGMAVFAEVGYQNLSMRQVADRLDAHAGSLYYHVRGKDELLALMADRVCRRAYDAGTEALAALPSAATWQDRVHAQATTLRLSIKQHPGGAQLLAESPGVLSPGALSLMERLLRTLVDAGLPADHCGIAADTLLSHVTGFVLQEQNQPATPPPVTAELHAALREQFPLVMSPLMPRLSQDEKFAQSIRLLCTGFAALS